Proteins encoded together in one Flavobacteriales bacterium window:
- a CDS encoding DUF5103 domain-containing protein gives MASLTNGNLAGHGGCSGTLWLLLSWPAISSGGVSMRVAIFSSILLLACASAAPASGGNEAVEHAKPVSALTPDRVYSPTIRTVQCFKAGFELAAPIIELGSTEQVVLRFDDLAPDIEDLSYTLVHCDHAWQPSDLPVGLFIEGASNAYLPPGQLSYNTLQPFIHYEVVVPNEQMRPMRSGNYLIKVYRGGDEEDLVLTRRMLVVEPVSSINARVAPARQVDLRDAAQQVDLTINTNNLPVQDPFGELHVTILQNFRWDDARTGAQPRFVRGTELVYDFPDQALFMGGNEFRNFDLKDQRFITNRIERIVPGLGQRVYEAWLQPEAPRTIRRYNSQQDINGKYLVRNDMVDGDPLGADYFNVHFLLPMEAPLMQEPYVYGQLSDWQCQPAFRMQWDAERKAYHAAILIKQGFYDFSYVTLARETGAADITTIEGSHFETENDYTVLLYFTDRMQRLDRLVGVRWVNSRR, from the coding sequence ATGGCCTCGCTGACCAACGGGAACCTTGCGGGCCATGGTGGATGTTCCGGGACCCTGTGGCTTCTACTTTCGTGGCCCGCGATCAGCAGCGGTGGTGTGAGCATGCGCGTGGCCATCTTCTCTTCGATCCTGCTTCTGGCCTGTGCGAGTGCGGCTCCTGCGAGCGGTGGCAACGAGGCTGTCGAGCATGCGAAGCCTGTCAGCGCGCTCACCCCCGACCGCGTGTACAGCCCCACCATCCGCACGGTGCAATGCTTCAAGGCCGGCTTCGAGCTGGCAGCGCCCATCATCGAGCTGGGCAGCACTGAGCAAGTGGTGCTGCGCTTCGACGACCTCGCGCCCGACATTGAGGACCTGTCCTATACCCTGGTGCACTGCGATCACGCGTGGCAGCCATCGGATCTCCCGGTAGGCCTCTTTATCGAAGGTGCCAGCAACGCCTACCTGCCGCCCGGCCAGCTCAGCTACAACACCTTGCAGCCGTTCATCCACTACGAGGTCGTGGTGCCCAATGAACAGATGAGGCCCATGCGCAGCGGCAATTACCTGATCAAGGTGTACCGCGGCGGCGATGAAGAGGACCTGGTGCTCACGCGCCGCATGCTGGTGGTGGAGCCGGTGTCCAGCATCAATGCCCGCGTGGCTCCTGCACGCCAAGTGGATCTGCGCGATGCGGCCCAGCAGGTCGATCTCACCATCAACACCAACAACCTGCCCGTGCAGGACCCCTTCGGGGAATTGCACGTCACCATCCTGCAGAACTTCCGGTGGGACGATGCCCGCACCGGCGCCCAGCCCCGCTTCGTTCGCGGCACCGAGCTGGTGTATGATTTCCCGGACCAGGCCCTCTTCATGGGCGGCAATGAGTTCCGCAACTTCGACCTGAAGGACCAGCGCTTCATCACCAACCGCATCGAGCGCATCGTGCCCGGCCTGGGCCAGCGCGTGTACGAGGCCTGGCTGCAGCCCGAGGCGCCGCGCACCATCCGCCGCTACAACAGCCAGCAGGACATCAACGGGAAATACCTCGTGCGCAACGACATGGTGGATGGCGACCCGCTCGGCGCCGATTACTTCAACGTGCATTTCTTGCTGCCCATGGAAGCGCCGCTGATGCAAGAGCCCTACGTGTACGGCCAGCTCAGCGATTGGCAATGCCAGCCGGCCTTCCGCATGCAATGGGATGCGGAGCGCAAGGCCTATCACGCGGCGATCCTGATCAAGCAGGGCTTCTACGACTTCAGCTATGTGACGCTGGCGCGCGAGACCGGCGCCGCCGATATCACCACCATCGAGGGCAGCCACTTCGAGACGGAGAACGATTACACCGTGCTGCTCTACTTCACCGACCGCATGCAGCGCCTCGACCGGCTGGTAGGGGTGAGGTGGGTGAACAGCCGGCGGTAG
- a CDS encoding class I SAM-dependent methyltransferase — protein MNPIRFLRLLFKGPTPQQMAAQLRKPHGFMARKVGERMNAANRSLYEGAWEALDLRDGMSVLEIGFGNGLFFGDLARRAKALRLHGLDFSKDMVEQATERNAELIASGVLSLAHGPSDRMPFADASFDRVFCINVVYFWDDPGVHLREVRRVLKPGGTFTAVLRTRASMESMPFTAFGFTKYEQDDWERVLRANGFTTTGTAVLREPEIEFAGARFTPESLVMTSV, from the coding sequence ATGAATCCGATCCGGTTCCTGCGCCTGCTGTTCAAAGGTCCCACCCCGCAGCAGATGGCCGCGCAATTGCGGAAACCGCATGGCTTCATGGCGCGCAAGGTGGGCGAGCGCATGAACGCGGCCAATCGATCGCTGTACGAGGGTGCATGGGAAGCGCTTGACCTGCGCGATGGCATGAGCGTGCTCGAGATCGGATTCGGCAATGGGCTCTTCTTCGGCGACCTCGCGCGCCGAGCAAAGGCCTTGCGATTGCACGGCCTCGACTTCAGCAAGGACATGGTGGAGCAAGCCACCGAGCGGAACGCCGAACTCATCGCCTCCGGCGTTCTATCGCTTGCTCATGGTCCCAGCGACCGCATGCCTTTCGCCGACGCATCGTTCGACCGGGTCTTCTGCATCAACGTGGTCTACTTCTGGGACGATCCGGGCGTCCATTTGCGTGAAGTGCGCCGCGTCCTGAAACCAGGCGGGACATTCACCGCCGTGCTGCGCACGCGAGCATCCATGGAGAGCATGCCCTTCACGGCATTCGGCTTCACGAAGTACGAGCAGGACGATTGGGAGCGCGTGCTGCGCGCCAACGGGTTCACGACGACCGGCACCGCAGTGCTGCGAGAACCGGAGATCGAATTCGCTGGAGCGCGCTTCACGCCGGAGAGCCTGGTGATGACGAGCGTGTGA
- a CDS encoding NADH:ubiquinone reductase (Na(+)-transporting) subunit B, giving the protein MKALRNLVDKVKPTFAKGGKLEKLHWVFDGLETFLFTPGHATERGAHIRDGIDLKRTMSIVITAMIPCLLFGMWNVGHQHYLALGQFMELGDGFWDKFLFGAIKVLPIVVVSYGVGLGIEFLFTSIKGHPIQEGYLVSGMLIPLVMPVDTPLWMVAVGAAFAVVIGKEVFGGTGMNVVNVALTARAFLFFAYPTMMSGDKVWVSTSVEEGQKVVDGFSGATSLGHAASGAIDKVTPMMQSFWGFEAGSIGETSAFACLIGAAILIITGIGSWRIMLATVLGGSAMAALFNWVGPQIGNAYMQIPILHQLMLGSFMFGTVFMATDPVTAAQTDTGKWIYGFLIGAMAILIRVVNPAYPEGMMLAILFMNVMAPLIDHYVVQANIKRRLKRAALQTA; this is encoded by the coding sequence ATGAAAGCGCTGCGGAACCTCGTCGATAAGGTAAAGCCCACCTTCGCAAAGGGCGGCAAGCTCGAGAAGCTGCACTGGGTCTTCGACGGCCTGGAGACCTTCCTCTTCACCCCCGGTCACGCCACCGAGCGCGGGGCGCACATCCGCGACGGCATCGACCTGAAGCGGACCATGAGCATCGTGATCACGGCCATGATCCCCTGCCTGCTCTTCGGCATGTGGAACGTGGGCCATCAGCATTACCTGGCGCTCGGGCAGTTCATGGAGCTCGGCGATGGCTTCTGGGACAAGTTCCTCTTCGGCGCGATCAAGGTGCTGCCCATCGTGGTGGTGAGCTACGGCGTGGGCCTTGGCATCGAGTTCCTCTTCACCAGCATCAAGGGGCATCCCATCCAAGAAGGCTATCTCGTGAGCGGCATGCTCATCCCTTTGGTGATGCCTGTGGACACCCCGCTGTGGATGGTGGCCGTGGGCGCTGCCTTCGCGGTGGTGATAGGCAAGGAGGTGTTCGGCGGCACCGGCATGAACGTCGTGAACGTGGCCCTCACCGCGCGGGCCTTCCTCTTCTTCGCCTACCCCACCATGATGAGCGGCGACAAGGTGTGGGTGAGCACCAGCGTGGAAGAAGGCCAGAAGGTGGTCGACGGTTTCAGCGGCGCTACTTCATTGGGCCATGCAGCCAGCGGCGCCATCGATAAGGTGACGCCCATGATGCAGTCGTTCTGGGGCTTCGAGGCCGGCAGCATCGGCGAGACCAGCGCATTCGCCTGCCTGATCGGCGCGGCCATCCTCATCATCACCGGCATCGGCAGCTGGCGCATCATGCTGGCCACCGTGCTGGGCGGCTCGGCCATGGCAGCACTCTTCAATTGGGTGGGCCCGCAGATCGGCAACGCGTACATGCAGATCCCCATTCTCCATCAGCTCATGCTCGGCAGCTTCATGTTCGGGACGGTCTTCATGGCCACCGATCCGGTCACTGCGGCTCAGACCGATACCGGGAAATGGATCTATGGCTTCCTCATCGGTGCCATGGCCATCCTCATCCGCGTGGTGAACCCCGCCTACCCCGAGGGCATGATGCTGGCCATCCTCTTCATGAACGTGATGGCCCCGCTGATCGACCACTATGTTGTGCAGGCCAACATCAAGCGCCGCCTGAAGCGTGCTGCGCTGCAAACCGCCTAA
- the nqrE gene encoding NADH:ubiquinone reductase (Na(+)-transporting) subunit E, which translates to MNLVNIFVKAIFIDNMIFAYFLGMCSYLAVSKTVKTAVGLGAAVIFVLGVTVPVNYLLENYVLKQGALSWLGAGFADVDLSFLAFIMFIAVVAAIVQLVEMIVEKFAPALYGALGIFLPLIAVNCSILGGALFMQERQYSTIAEASSFAVGSGVGWFLAIVAIAAIREKLRYSDIPKPLRGLGITFILTGLMGIAFMAFMGIKI; encoded by the coding sequence ATGAACCTGGTCAACATCTTCGTCAAGGCGATCTTCATCGACAACATGATCTTCGCCTACTTCCTGGGCATGTGCTCGTACCTGGCGGTGAGCAAGACCGTGAAGACGGCCGTGGGCCTGGGAGCCGCGGTGATCTTCGTGCTGGGCGTCACCGTGCCCGTGAACTACCTGCTCGAGAACTACGTGCTCAAGCAAGGGGCGCTGAGCTGGCTGGGCGCTGGCTTCGCCGATGTGGACCTCAGCTTCCTCGCCTTCATCATGTTCATCGCCGTGGTGGCCGCCATCGTGCAGCTCGTGGAGATGATCGTGGAGAAGTTCGCGCCCGCGCTCTACGGCGCGCTCGGCATCTTCCTGCCGCTGATCGCGGTGAACTGCTCCATCCTCGGTGGCGCGCTCTTCATGCAGGAGCGCCAGTACAGCACCATCGCCGAGGCGAGCAGCTTCGCCGTTGGAAGCGGGGTCGGCTGGTTCCTGGCCATCGTCGCCATCGCCGCCATCCGTGAGAAGCTCCGCTACAGCGACATCCCCAAGCCGCTCCGCGGACTGGGCATCACCTTCATCCTCACCGGCCTCATGGGCATTGCCTTCATGGCCTTCATGGGCATCAAGATCTGA
- a CDS encoding NADH:ubiquinone reductase (Na(+)-transporting) subunit F has protein sequence MGSTILITLAVFLIVTLALTGILLYAKTKLTASGLVKIRINGEKTVEVAAGSTLLSTLSEQKIFLPSACGGGGTCAMCKCQVLEGGGEILPTEAPYFSRKAIAEKWRLGCQVKVKQDMDIKVPEEIFGIKKWECEVVSNYNVASFIKEFVVKLPPGEHLHFEAGGYIQIDVPPCEVDFKDMDITAHPELVALGRDPQDFKPEWDKYKLWDLKMKNPEPIFRAYSMANHPAEGNIVMLNIRIATPPWDRAKNGWMDVNPGICSSYVFNCKPGDKVTISGPYGEFFIKETGAEMLYIGGGAGMAPMRSHLFHLFHTLKSGRKVTYWYGGRSKRELFYLEHFNSIAREFPNFKFFVVLSEPHPDDNWKVKKDVNDPEGDGFTGFVHQAVIDQYLKKHEAPEDIEFYFCGPPMMNAAVLKMVDDWGVPKENVSFDDFGG, from the coding sequence ATGGGCAGCACCATCCTCATCACCCTCGCGGTCTTCCTCATCGTCACGCTCGCGCTCACGGGCATCCTGCTCTACGCGAAGACCAAGCTGACGGCGAGCGGCCTGGTCAAGATCCGCATCAACGGCGAGAAGACCGTAGAGGTCGCGGCCGGCAGCACCCTGCTGAGCACCCTAAGCGAGCAGAAGATCTTCCTGCCCAGCGCCTGCGGCGGCGGCGGCACCTGCGCCATGTGCAAGTGCCAGGTGCTGGAAGGCGGCGGCGAGATCCTGCCCACCGAGGCGCCCTACTTCAGCCGCAAGGCCATCGCCGAGAAATGGCGCCTGGGCTGCCAGGTGAAGGTGAAGCAGGACATGGACATCAAGGTGCCCGAGGAGATCTTCGGCATCAAGAAGTGGGAGTGCGAGGTGGTGAGCAACTACAACGTGGCCAGCTTCATCAAGGAATTCGTGGTGAAGCTGCCGCCCGGCGAGCACCTGCACTTCGAGGCCGGCGGATACATCCAGATCGATGTGCCGCCCTGCGAAGTGGACTTCAAGGACATGGATATCACCGCCCACCCCGAACTGGTGGCGCTGGGCCGCGATCCGCAGGACTTCAAGCCCGAGTGGGACAAGTACAAGCTCTGGGACCTGAAGATGAAGAACCCCGAGCCCATCTTCCGCGCCTACTCCATGGCCAACCACCCGGCCGAAGGCAACATCGTGATGCTCAACATCCGCATCGCCACGCCGCCCTGGGACCGCGCGAAGAATGGCTGGATGGACGTGAATCCAGGTATCTGCTCGAGCTACGTGTTCAATTGCAAGCCCGGCGACAAGGTCACCATCAGCGGCCCCTACGGCGAGTTCTTCATCAAGGAGACCGGTGCTGAGATGCTCTACATCGGCGGCGGCGCCGGCATGGCCCCCATGCGCTCGCACCTCTTCCACCTCTTCCACACGCTGAAGAGCGGCCGCAAGGTGACGTACTGGTACGGCGGCCGGAGCAAGCGTGAGCTCTTCTATCTGGAGCACTTCAACAGCATCGCGCGCGAGTTCCCGAACTTCAAGTTCTTCGTGGTGCTCAGCGAGCCGCATCCCGACGACAATTGGAAAGTGAAGAAGGATGTGAACGACCCCGAGGGCGATGGCTTCACAGGCTTCGTGCACCAGGCCGTGATCGACCAGTACCTGAAGAAGCA
- the nqrC gene encoding NADH:ubiquinone reductase (Na(+)-transporting) subunit C, whose protein sequence is MAFDKNSNSFTFIFATVMVVVVGTLLAVTFLALKPAYDENIRREKMQNILASIKVKVDRDAAPAKYDELVKETFLVDANGAPAEGDAFSLDVLKQYKDWKAGVGKAEDMMYPVYKANTDGKELFVLPMVGTGLWGPVWGYVSVEKDGRTIYGSTFDHKGETPGLGAEIATPVFIDQFPGKTITEEDGSYTGIKVYKGGSGTTDPHGVDGISGGTITSDGVNEMLMRTLAVYDKYLKSVVAPPAPPVTEAVPTDSLATDSTSTSLVNP, encoded by the coding sequence ATGGCCTTCGACAAGAACAGCAATTCGTTCACCTTCATCTTCGCCACCGTGATGGTGGTGGTGGTGGGCACCCTGCTGGCGGTGACCTTCCTTGCGCTGAAGCCCGCCTACGATGAGAACATCCGCCGCGAGAAGATGCAGAACATCCTCGCCAGCATCAAGGTGAAGGTTGACCGCGATGCGGCCCCGGCCAAGTACGATGAGCTCGTGAAGGAGACCTTTCTCGTGGATGCGAACGGAGCGCCTGCAGAAGGCGATGCGTTCAGCCTCGATGTGCTGAAGCAGTACAAGGACTGGAAAGCCGGAGTGGGCAAAGCCGAGGATATGATGTACCCGGTGTACAAGGCCAATACGGATGGAAAGGAGCTCTTCGTGCTGCCCATGGTAGGCACCGGGCTGTGGGGCCCGGTCTGGGGCTACGTCAGCGTGGAGAAAGATGGTCGCACCATCTACGGCAGCACTTTCGACCACAAGGGCGAGACCCCGGGACTGGGCGCCGAGATCGCCACGCCGGTGTTCATTGACCAGTTCCCGGGCAAGACCATCACCGAAGAGGATGGCAGCTACACGGGCATCAAGGTCTACAAGGGAGGCTCAGGGACCACTGACCCGCACGGGGTCGATGGCATCAGCGGCGGCACCATCACCAGCGATGGCGTGAATGAGATGCTGATGCGCACCCTCGCCGTGTATGACAAGTACCTCAAATCCGTGGTGGCGCCTCCTGCACCGCCCGTTACCGAAGCCGTGCCGACCGACAGCCTCGCGACCGATTCCACTTCTACCAGCCTTGTGAACCCATGA
- a CDS encoding Na(+)-translocating NADH-quinone reductase subunit A has translation MSNTIRIRKGLDIRLKGEAEKVLVQADPAKVIAIKPTDFHGLVPKVLVKPGDKVKAGTALFADKYNERVLYTSPVSGEVADVLRGEKRKVLEVRILADAQTEYEDFGTGEPGSMNRETIIQKLLKSGAWPVITQRPYDIVANPAQEPKAIFVSAFDSAPLAPDLDLVVRNHGADFQTGLDALAKLTKGKVHLGVSDKTAAREFLDAKGVTRHSFSGPHPAGNVGVQIHAISPINKGDLVWTVSVQDVILIGRLFRQGRFDASRTIAITGSMARNPKYVRTVIGAPLKDLIGGVEGKVRVVSGNCLTGSTVGADGFLGFYHGQVTLLPEGDTPKFFITDGWATPGFNTFSANRSFPTWLMPGKKFAPDTNQNGEERAFVMSGQYEQVFPFDIYPVQLLKAILANDIEQMEKLGLYEVAPEDFALCEFVCTSKINSQSIVRAGLDALKKETT, from the coding sequence ATGTCCAACACGATCCGGATCCGCAAAGGACTCGACATCCGCCTGAAGGGCGAAGCAGAGAAGGTCCTTGTGCAGGCTGATCCCGCGAAGGTCATCGCGATAAAACCGACCGATTTCCACGGCCTCGTGCCCAAGGTGCTGGTGAAGCCCGGCGACAAGGTGAAAGCGGGCACTGCCCTCTTCGCCGACAAGTACAACGAGCGCGTGCTCTATACCAGCCCTGTGAGCGGCGAGGTGGCCGATGTGCTGCGCGGCGAGAAGCGCAAGGTGCTCGAGGTGCGGATCCTGGCCGATGCCCAGACCGAGTACGAGGACTTCGGCACCGGAGAGCCCGGCTCCATGAACCGGGAGACCATCATCCAGAAGCTGCTCAAGAGCGGTGCCTGGCCGGTGATCACGCAGCGCCCGTACGACATCGTGGCCAACCCGGCCCAGGAGCCCAAAGCCATCTTCGTGAGCGCCTTCGATAGCGCTCCGCTGGCGCCTGACCTTGATCTGGTCGTGCGCAACCACGGCGCCGATTTCCAGACCGGCCTCGATGCGCTGGCCAAGCTCACCAAAGGCAAGGTGCATCTGGGCGTGAGCGATAAGACCGCCGCGCGCGAATTCCTCGATGCCAAGGGCGTGACGCGCCACAGCTTCAGCGGACCGCACCCGGCGGGCAATGTGGGCGTGCAGATCCATGCCATCAGCCCCATCAACAAGGGCGATCTGGTGTGGACCGTGAGCGTGCAGGATGTGATCCTCATCGGCCGCCTCTTCCGCCAGGGCCGCTTCGATGCTTCGCGCACCATCGCCATCACCGGCAGCATGGCGCGCAATCCGAAGTACGTGCGCACCGTGATCGGCGCACCCCTGAAGGACCTCATCGGCGGTGTTGAAGGCAAGGTGCGCGTGGTGAGCGGCAACTGCCTCACCGGCAGCACGGTGGGCGCCGATGGCTTCCTCGGATTCTACCACGGCCAGGTGACCCTGCTGCCGGAAGGCGACACGCCCAAGTTCTTCATCACCGACGGTTGGGCCACTCCGGGCTTCAACACCTTCAGCGCCAACCGCAGCTTCCCCACCTGGCTCATGCCCGGCAAGAAGTTCGCGCCGGACACCAATCAGAACGGCGAGGAGCGCGCCTTCGTGATGAGCGGACAGTACGAGCAGGTCTTCCCCTTCGACATCTATCCTGTTCAGCTGCTGAAGGCGATCCTGGCGAACGACATCGAACAAATGGAGAAGCTGGGGCTTTATGAAGTGGCGCCGGAGGACTTCGCCCTGTGCGAGTTCGTTTGCACCAGCAAGATCAATTCGCAGAGCATCGTCCGCGCCGGACTCGATGCCCTGAAGAAGGAAACCACCTGA
- a CDS encoding NADH:ubiquinone reductase (Na(+)-transporting) subunit D yields MSTATAAPAAKPAEGLFSKKNRKLITDPLNDNNPITVQVLGICSALAITVKVQNAVVMSLSVLAVVVVGNMVISALRNLIPGRIRIIAQLVIAAGLVTLVDIVLKAYVYDVSKQVGVYVGLIITNCILMGRYEAFAMGNKVWPSALDGLGNSLGYAWILVAVATVREITGNGSWMGIRLIPESVYAANGGGYFNNNMMILPPMALVLVGIIIWIQRSRNTKLIEQ; encoded by the coding sequence ATGAGCACCGCCACCGCAGCTCCTGCAGCAAAGCCTGCCGAAGGCCTCTTCAGCAAGAAGAACCGCAAGCTCATCACGGACCCGCTGAACGATAACAACCCCATCACCGTGCAGGTGCTGGGCATCTGCAGCGCGCTGGCCATCACCGTGAAGGTGCAGAACGCCGTGGTGATGAGCCTGAGCGTGCTGGCCGTGGTGGTGGTGGGCAACATGGTGATCAGCGCCCTGCGCAACCTGATCCCCGGCCGGATCCGCATCATCGCCCAGCTGGTGATCGCCGCCGGCCTGGTCACGCTCGTGGACATCGTGCTGAAGGCATACGTGTATGATGTGAGCAAGCAGGTGGGCGTGTACGTGGGCCTGATCATCACCAATTGCATCCTCATGGGCCGGTACGAGGCCTTCGCCATGGGCAACAAGGTGTGGCCCAGCGCGCTCGACGGACTGGGCAACTCCTTGGGCTATGCGTGGATCCTGGTGGCTGTGGCCACGGTGCGCGAGATCACCGGCAACGGGTCGTGGATGGGCATCCGTTTGATCCCCGAGAGCGTGTACGCCGCGAACGGGGGCGGCTATTTCAATAACAACATGATGATCCTGCCGCCCATGGCGCTCGTGCTGGTCGGGATCATCATCTGGATACAGCGCTCGCGTAACACCAAGCTCATCGAGCAGTAA